One window from the genome of Maylandia zebra isolate NMK-2024a linkage group LG18, Mzebra_GT3a, whole genome shotgun sequence encodes:
- the LOC101487086 gene encoding uncharacterized protein LOC101487086 isoform X1: MGNEVPKESNMGNSLRCCKCGTVLAPCKSFADLQQITTINGRCVHRFNGGQYYRPVGYNDAYECDYCFNKPIRDQEEMRRREEERQRREEERRREEERKKEKLNQRLQESKQRATEQLEKQLSGPISDEFESKRDVLIGHLDEFEANYESGSDSDEFLEILSVKCSLPLSNLSLTQLTGDQLSEILSVLDKLLFDEWIRAPPSISTLQHTQVFITELCALSLEISEDVSLHTVSNHMQSLVESISQSACSVFEIFLLTQALYLNLMHLFNDSGRSDRDAGFVAKQWAKYEISTENLFIIEFLSTLTSSLQSAVGRASVFTLKMEIQCLKLLLSTLTDLNGKEAHSKSTEMLLKLVQMNQWTTMEAVTLLKALSQKYADDDSITQILTLVQVYDIPPDWIDDCGHSLIQLLESAAPERFCQDFQKTLRGNDENSVTAVLAEVKMLWNLDDSVIDMIKNINTGVLKYTENVPKEEPFIKDSVKCESLNADNIQKCLCQLCKAVFNIKGWWPTVRQVVRWCGLVLTQQSGVVQLVGVEEDPCVTAMFAAMQVCMGNKLDIVLSSDVHSEEQTKEWSDFYKHLNISLNTNMKKTDPSFRDVYEADIVYGTMDDFVSDYVQRGIEAMETGNPQLNRGFIIEKQSLSALHALELSRLKDNDSLVFAAEVLQNLMTKICSEDVELRHMFIKILFQVLHSTLNKNTTTDSKIITITKKISKKEFLSNEVFILNFLENLLKSFTKQTEAVKNMTDPAGKWCFENLFACVEQFQDLDKETKEVFKMVSNLGEQTLWSPVEVLNLLEALTDNHNDDDCIPIMKILHLMETCRVSSKWKDENNNSLLELIDSCTTQNLIQHLEKSLKDEKTESTDNLFDEIRQMKEIDKQTLSKSYNIVTHVTNLIKTGEIKKLADIQRARTLSHSMETEDLQEILAILCNAVHLHKAERKWFPRTTQMISWCLLALSDTGKLLEMGTGEGKSCVIAMLAVLRVLRGEKVDVVSSSSVLCQRDAKEWAKFYKYFGITVDINTNKNEDKDRKECYQKDVVYGTIEAFAADHLRQIFEMKDVRPDRNFQCIIIDEVDSLLLDQGVQLTYLSSPMVSMQHLNIILTMIWSHVSQYGFLSTGHQTFVRGPPASFFKAIYDSMNTEGSEISDPMDILTIAEESNIVPKGFSEDIYKSENHELLSKLKTVSQDSMVDFFKEIEDYVPYGFTVYTLDDKGLLCLRKCSPYNDLDIPELSFLVLEEGLCCPLYESEEVLIKPIAELISERIQYTPCENNTEKISIPGFLKNLVEKKVSVWVQNAFLAMLLKEGREYVVENDNVCPVDFRSTGIVELNKKWGDGLQQFVEIKHQVKLSTISTVTNYISNVSFFEKYQGKIYGTTGTLGSKADIQFLQDLYPNLSVCKIPTFNRKKLFEVKGTLKKTAEEWKSEIKDVVTAQISPNSYRDGRAALVICETINKAKEIYEELKSSIPGEIILYCHSDRDSLSKIDKELLPGDVIVATNLAGRGTDIKVSPEVNNNGGLFVILSFLSENTRVELQAFGRTARKGKPGSAQIIISTEHLQPSFSTVSSLEEAKSTRDRLAAEKINHIMNDVAEMKLREDLFSEYCETLQDIYNTTDGDEEKAVVAIMNEFWGIWLQTKSEEIDQLKRNELQESLKADLSKAKSQCQCQTSPSSSIYHYIKFGNVALGDGKWDTAARLFEKAMTEDKSWAAVAFYNHAYCTIQQKKADYLTKAIDELKEAQKSVKYLIEEQIVCLQFAKMSSADSTDSNATSLEKQLSTRSTMYSYFDNNITEAIQKLDEIKKKESNAAAEETTIRELVSDADEDLQIEAHNLCSRGLNFVFSVKEKPRFSWEGLLVFFLGVLQIVGGALLTVFTVGTFAQVGMGLITEGISDCITGIDAMVTGEFSWKSWAIEKAISIGVSLIGFGVGKLISKAFKCCKSLLKFGKQLKSMPKFLSIQAKDGLSVALKANMNNAVKYTAKKFAEELIAYGLGKAEEEIIKTMLEEIKSKVKDRTDHEVKLKMEKEPSSSLVDLIILSHLEDKKQLHDLLNDERRKEELLAVFRELSRIAIEPFYADLSWQNKLNLSLSEVIKKAKSDSKGKIKAILTVIQGVHIGTLTTEAISEVATLSDKFFSNFHKQLKIFKETQNYSENIKVSDLSAEDIKLLKDFKQDLGSTISTLLADALVEVFHQKVSSHIVSIVKDQANGFIGKYVRKGLKTDRTEEKLRAGQDNRCIAYMPKKPNSNLKVEGEADQHSQSHAKKIKNSTTAGTILDIRVLSEAAGTKVVILTEDSNGRLTKMQELSPDTRPANQTVTLIYRPKSDQYPDGHYDVHINNQTVSIDNKGKSCLFYALARGMKPQASEEEITLEANRLRSVEADALLRHPGQWEPFIKRKELTETIKGGDWYMLGAALKEMINESKEALQREVGKVGSYKELRKNTTKNPGIGQFINAAHQPPVSSILKAKKLNQKSRLVEAMLDVATNSSPLNPNQISKVVGSHGHKLLTAYVPKELHEEFGITKAPPFKDLLASAISKDNVVGTFKLMILDWISRYSLDSTKNFQNTPISKTRLESFENSFQKHSTEMVETWFPLLQSKGVMTNAHLTTITDWINKQGYNEKCFANWECDW, from the exons ATGGGGAACGAAGTACCAAAGGAAAGTAACATGGGCAACAGCCTTAGATGCTGCAAATGTGGTACAGTCCTGGCTCCATGCAAATCATTTGCTGACTTACAGCAAATTACTACCATTAATGGACGATGTGTACATAGGTTTAATGGAGGTCAATACTACAGACCAGTTGGTTACAATGACGCATATGAGTGTGATTATTGCTTTAATAAGCCAATCAGAGACCAAGAGGAAatgagaagaagagaagaggagaggcaaaggagagaggaggagaggagaagagaagaggagaggaagaaagaaaaactgaatcAAAGACTACAAGAATCTAAACAGCGAGCTACAGAGCAGCTTGAGAAACAACTGAGTGGCCCGATCTCAGATGAATTTGAGTCCAAACGAGATGTTCTAATAGGGCATCTGGATGAGTTTGAAGCTAACTATGAATCAGGCAGTGACAGTGATGAGTTTCTTGAAATCCTCTCAGTGAAATGCAGTCTTCCACTTTCAAATCTCAGTCTGACTCAGCTCACAGGTGATCAGCTCAGTGAGATCCTTTCAGTCCTGGACAAACTTCTGTTTGATGAGTGGATTCGTGCTCCTCCATCCATCAGCACTCTGCAGCACACTCAGGTGTTCATCACAGAGCTCTGTGCTCTGTCTCTGGAGATATCTGAAGACGTTTCCTTACACACCGTCTCCAATCATATGCAGTCCCTAGTGGAATCCATCAGCCAATCAGCATGCAGTGTTTTTGAGATTTTCCTCTTGActcaagccctgtatctgaacCTGATGCACCTTTTCAATGACAGCGGAAGATCTGATAGGGATGCCGGCTTCGTAGCCAAACAATGGGCAAAATATGAGATTTCCACTGAGAACCTCTTTATAATTGAATTCCTGAGCACCCTTACATCATCACTGCAGAGTGCAGTTGGAAGAGCCTCTGTGTTCACTTTAAAGATGGAAATCCAGTGTTTAAAGCTTCTCTTATCCACACTCACAGATCTAAATGGAAAAGAAGCCCACTCAAAGTCCACTGAAATGCTCCTCAAACTTGTGCAAATGAACCAATGGACTACAATGGAGGCAGTCACTCTGCTTAAAGCACTATCACAGAAATATGCAGATGATGATTCTATAACTCAAATCCTTACCTTGGTACAAGTGTATGACATACCACCAGATTGGATAGATGACTGTGGGCACTCTCTAATCCAGCTCCTTGAATCTGCTGCTCCTGAGAGATTTTGTCAGGATTTCCAAAAGACTCTAAGAGGAAACGATGAGAACAGTGTAACTGCAGTTCTAGCAGAAGTAAAGATGCTGTGGAATTTGGATGACTCTGTCATTGATATGATAAAAAACATTAACACTGGTGTCCTGAAATATACAGAAAATGTACCAAAAGAAGAACCTTTTATAAAAGATTCAGTTAAATGTGAATCTTTGAATGCAGACAACATACAGAAGTGTCTGTGTCAGCTCTGCAAAGCAGTGTTCAACATAAAAGGCTGGTGGCCCACGGTGAGGCAGGTGGTGCGGTGGTGTGGACTGGTGCTGACTCAGCAGAGTGGAGTGGTACAACTGGTTGGTGTGGAAGAAGACCCATGTGTTACAGCCATGTTTGCAGCCATGCAAGTCTGCATGGGAAACAAACTAGACATTGTGCTGAGCTCTGATGTTCACTCAGAGGAGCAAACAAAGGAGTGGTCTGACTTCTACAAGCACCTTAACATTTCACttaacacaaacatgaagaagaCTGACCCATCATTCCGGGATGTCTATGAAGCAGACATTGTTTATGGTACAATGGATGATTTTGTGTCAGATTATGTTCAACGTGGCATAGAGGCAATGGAAACAGGAAACCCACAGTTAAATCGTGGATTCATTATTGAAAAACAAAGTCTCAGTGCTCTGCATGCTCTGGAACTTTCAAGACTCAAAGACAATGACTCCTTGGTGTTTGCTGCAGAGGTCCTGCAGAACCTCATGACTAAAATTTGCAGTGAAGATGTGGAACTGAGACATATGTTTATCAAGATCCTTTTTCAGGTCCTCCACAGTACcctaaacaaaaatacaaccacTGACagtaaaatcattacaatcacaaagaaaatcAGTAAAAAGGAATTTCTTTCTAATGAGGTCTTCATTCTGAACTTTCTTGAGAATCTCCTGAAAAgttttacaaaacaaacagaagctgtTAAAAACATGACAGATCCTGCAGGGAAATGGTGTTTTGAGAATTTATTTGCCTGTGTGGAACAATTCCAAGACTtagacaaagaaaccaaagaagtCTTCAAGATGGTTTCAAATCTTGGGGAACAAACACTTTGGTCACCAGTAGAGGTCTTAAACCTTCTTGAAGCATTAACTGATAACCACAATGACGACGACTGTATTCCCATCATGAAGATTTTGCATTTGATGGAAACATGTCGGGTTTCTTCCAAGTGGAAAGATGAAAACAACAACTCTCTCCTTGAGCTCATAGATTCATGCACAACTCAGAATCTGATCCAGCATCTAGAAAAGAGCCTTAAAGATGAGAAAACTGAAAGCACTGACAACCTTTTTGATGAAATACGGCAGATGAAAGAAATtgacaaacaaacactgagTAAATCATACAACATAGTAACTCATGTAACAAACTTAATCAAAACTggtgaaattaaaaaactgGCAGATATTCAGCGCGCTAGGACTCTCAGTCACAGCATGGAGACAGAGGACCTTCAGGAGATCCTTGCAATCTTATGCAATGCTGTACACCTCCACAAAGCAGAAAGGAAGTGGTTTCCCAGAACCACTCAGATGATAAGCTGGTGCCTGTTGGCCCTGTCTGACACTGGGAAGCTCCTGGAGATGGGAACTGGAGAAGGAAAGTCTTGTGTCATAGCGATGCTTGCAGTGCTGCGTGTGCTTAGAGGTGAAAAGGTGGATGTGGTGTCCAGCTCTTCTGTGTTATGTCAAAGAGATGCTAAAGAATGGGCCAAATTTTACAAATACTTTGGCATTACAGTcgacataaacacaaataaaaatgaggaTAAAGATCGGAAAGAATGCTATCAGAAGGACGTGGTCTATGGAACCATTGAAGCCTTTGCTGCTGATCACCTTCGCCAAATATTTGAGATGAAGGATGTGAGGCCTGATCGTAACTTTCAGTGCATCATTATCGATGAAGTGGACTCACTGCTGCTGGATCAGGGAGTGCAGCTGACATACCTGTCCAGCCCCATGGTGTCCATGCAGCACCTGAACATTATTCTCACTATGATCTGGAGCCACGTCAGTCAGTATGGCTTCCTATCTACAGGACACCAGACATTTGTACGAggtcctcctgcttcattcttcAAGGCCATCTATGACTCAATGAACACAGAAGGCAGTGAAATTAGTGATCCAATGGACATTTTAACTATTGCTGAAGAATCTAACATTGTGCCAAAAGGATTTTCAGAAGATATCTACAAGAGTGAAAACCATGAACTTCTCAGTAAACTGAAAACAGTGAGTCAGGATTCTATGGTAGACTTTTTCAAAGAAATTGAGGACTATGTCCCTTACGGCTTTACTGTTTACACGCTAGATGACAAAGGACTGCTCTGTCTTCGAAAGTGCAGTCCATACAATGACCTGGACATCCCAGAGCTTTCATTTCTTGTGCTGGAGGAAGGATTGTGTTGTCCTCTCTATGAGTCAGAAGAAGTTCTCATCAAGCCCATTGCAGAATTGATCTCTGAGAGGATTCAGTACACCCCATGTGAAAACAATACAGAAAAAATCAGCATTCCTGGTTTCTTGAAGAATCTGGTGGAGAAGAAAGTCTCAGTGTGGGTTCAGAATGCCTTTCTGGCAATGTTACTGAAAGAAGGACGTGAATATGTCGTAGAAAATGACAACGTCTGTCCAGTGGACTTCAGATCCACTGGTATTGTTGAACTGAATAAGAAATGGGGTGATGGTCTGCAGCAGTTTGTGGAGATTAAACACCAAGTCAAACTGAGCACAATTTCAACAGTGACAAATTATATTTCCAACGTTTCGTTTTTTGAGAAATACCAGGGAAAAATATATGGAACAACAGGAACACTGGGGAGCAAAGCAGACATTCAGTTTTTGCAGGACCTGTATCCAAATCTCTCTGTGTGCAAAATACCAACATTCAACAGGAAAAAGTTATTTGAGGTCAAAGGTACTctgaaaaaaacagctgaagaatGGAAATCTGAAATAAAAGATGTGGTCACAGCTCAGATTTCCCCAAATTCATacagagatggaagagcagcgTTGGTGATCTGTGAAACTATAAACAAAGCAAAAGAGATCTACGAAGAGTTGAAGAGCAGCATCCCAGGTGAAATCATTCTCTACTGCCACAGTGACAGAGACAGTTTGAGTAAAATAGACAAGGAGCTGCTTCCTGGTGATGTCATTGTTGCCACAAACCTTGCCGGCCGTGGCACAGACATTAAAGTGTCCCCAGAGGTGAACAATAATGGAGGGTTATTTGTGAtcctctctttcctctctgAGAACACAAGAGTGGAACTCCAGGCTTTTGGACGAACTGCACGCAAAGGTAAACCTGGATCTGCTCAGATAATCATTTCCACTGAACACCTGCAGCCATCTTTCAGCACAGTGTCCTCTCTGGAGGAAGCCAAGAGCACAAGAGACCGACTTGCAGCAGAAAAGATAAATCATATAATGAACGATGTTGCTGAGATGAAACTGCGGGAGGACCTTTTTTCAGAATACTGTGAAACACTTCAAGATATTTATAACACCACTGATGGAGACGAGGAAAAAGCTGTTGTTGCCATCATGAATGAGTTCTGGGGGATTTGGCTGCAAACTAAATCagaagaaattgatcagttgaAAAGAAATGAACTGCAAGAGAGTCTGAAAGCTGATTTGTCAAAGGCAAAAAGTCAGTGTCAATGTCAGACTTCACCAAGTTCCAGCATTTATCACTACATCAAGTTTGGAAATGTTGCACTGGGTGATGGAAAGTGGGATACCGCAGCCAGACTGTTTGAAAAAGCCATGACAGAGGATAAAAGCTGGGCAGCTGTAGCATTTTACAATCATGCATACTGCACTATACAACAAAAGAAAGCAGATTACCTCACTAAGGCCATAGATGAGCTAAAGGAAGCACAGAAGTCTGTGAAGTATCTCATTGAAGAACAAATAGTTTGCCTTCAGTTTGCAAAAATGTCCTCTGCAGACTCAACCGACAGTAATGCAACCAGCCTGGAAAAACAGTTATCAACCAGGTCCACAATGTATAGTTACTTTGACAACAACATTACTGAGGCCATCCAAAAGTTggatgaaataaaaaagaaagaaagcaatgcAGCAGCCGAAGAAACAACGATTCGTGAACTGGTGTCAGATGCTGATGAAGATCTCCAGATAGAAGCTCACAATCTCTGCAGTCGAGGTCTGAACTTTGTATTTTCTGTGAAAGAAAAGCCTCGTTTCTCATGGGAAGGTCTGCTGGTGTTCTTTCTTGGAGTTTTACAGATTGTTGGAGGAGCACTGCTCACTGTATTTACAGTTGGTACATTTGCTCAAGTTGGAATGGGACTCATTACTGAGGGAATATCAGACTGCATCACTGGCATTGACGCCATGGTGACAGGAGAATTCAGCTGGAAGTCATGGGCTATAGAAAAAGCCATTTCTATTGGAGTCTCTCTCATTGGGTTTGGAGTTGGAAAGCTGATTTCAAAGGCCTTCAAATGCTGTAAATCCTTACTTAAATTTGGCAAACAGCTTAAGTCAATGCCAAAATTTCTCTCTATACAAGCTAAAGATGGCCTCAGTGTTGCTTTGAAGGCAAATATGAATAATGCAGTAAAATACACAGCTAAAAAATTTGCAGAAGAACTAATCGCCTATGGACTGGGAAAGGCAGAAGAGGAAATCATTAAAACAATGTTAGAAGAAATCAAAAGCAAGGTGAAAGACAGAACTGATCACgaagtgaaattaaaaatggaaaaagagcCTTCATCTTCATTAGTAGACCTCATTATTCTTTCACACCTTGAGGACAAAAAGCAACTTCACGACCTTCTGAATGACGAGAGAAGAAAGGAAGAGCTGCTGGCCGTTTTCAGAGAGTTAAGCAGAATTGCAATAGAGCCATTCTATGCAGACCTCAGCTggcaaaacaaactgaatttATCCCTCTCCGAAGTGATTAAAAAAGCTAAATCAGATagcaaaggaaaaataaaagcaattcTGACAGTTATACAAGGTGTCCACATTGGCACACTGACAACAGAAGCCATCAGTGAAGTAGCCACCCTGTCAGACAAGTTCTTTTCAAACTTTCATAAACAGCTGAAAATATTCAAAGAAACCCAAAATTATTCAGAGAATATAAAAGTAAGTGATCTGTCTGCAGAAGACATTAAACTGCTGAAGGATTTCAAGCAGGATTTAGGCAGCACCATCAGTACTTTATTGGCTGATGCTTTGGTAGAAGTTTTCCACCAGAAGGTCTCCAGTCACATTGTTTCTATTGTTAAAGACCAAGCAAATGGTTTTATTGGTAAATATGTGAGAAAGGGCTTAAAGACTGACAGAACAGAGGAAAAGCTCAGAGCTGGACAGGACAACAGATGCATTGCATACATGCCAAAAAAACCAAATTCTAACCTAAAAGTTGAAGGCGAGGCAGATCAACACTCACAATCACATGCTAAAAAGATCAAGAATTCCACGACTGCAGGCACCATCCTTGATATCAGAGTCCTGTCAGAAGCCGCTGGCACTAAAGTTGTCATCCTAACAGAGGACAGCAATGGAAGACTTACCAAAATGCAGGAGCTGAGCCCAGACACTAGACCTGCCAATCAAACTGTGACCCTGATCTACAGACCAAAGAGTGACCAATACCCCGATGGCCATTATGATGTGCATATCAACAACCAGACAGTGAGCATAGACAACAAAGGCAAGAGCTGTCTGTTTTATGCTTTGGCACGTGGAATGAAACCACAAGCCAGTGAAGAAGAGATCACTTTGGAAGCAAATCGTCTTCGATCTGTGGAGGCCGATGCTCTTCTCAGACACCCAGGCCAATGGGAGCCTTTCATCAAGCGGAAAGAATTAACTGAAACAATCAAGGGAGGGGACTGGTACATGTTAGGAGCAGCATTAAAAGAGATGATAAATGAAAGCAAAGAGGCACTTCAAAGAGAAGTTGGAAAGGTAGGCTCCTATAAAGAGTTGCGAAAAAATACAACTAAAAATCCAGGAATTGGGCAATTCATTAACGCAGCTCACCAGCCACCAGTCAGTAGCATATTGAAGGCCAAAAAATTGAACCAGAAGAGCAGATTAGTAGAGGCCATGCTTGACGTGGCAACAAACTCATCTCCACTAAATCCAAATCAAATTTCTAAAGTGGTAGGTTCTCATGGCCATAAACTCCTGACTGCTTATGTGCCTAAAGAATTACATGAAGAATTTGGCATCACGAAAGCGCCACCCTTCAAAGACCTCTTAGCTTCAGCAATAAGTAAAGACAATGTTGTGGGTACCTTTAAGCTGATGATCCTTGACTGGATATCACGATACAGTCTGGATAGTACCAAGAATTTTCAGAACACCCCAATAAGTAAAACCAGGCTTGAATCTTTTGAAAACAGTTTTCAGAAACACAGCACAGAGATGGTAGAGACATGGTTTCCTCTACTTCAAAGTAAGGGTGTTATGACAAATGCCCATCTAACTACTATCACTGACTGGATCAACAAACAGGGCTACAATGAAAAG TGCTTTGCCAACTGGGAATGTGACTGGTGA